The following proteins come from a genomic window of Geothrix edaphica:
- a CDS encoding ABC transporter ATP-binding protein, protein MTDMTHTASHISIQGVHKVFQSGGQDVYALKAIDLEIPRGEFVCLLGPSGCGKSTLLNAVAGFSLPSSGAITVEGAAISAPGPDRGMVFQEYALFPWMTVEQNIAFGLQIKGETKAAIQAKVGSLLELLHLQDFRKRYPKDLSGGMRQRVAIARVLALDSPIMLMDEPFGALDALTRRNLQDELLRLWTELRKTILFVTHSIEEALYLADRTVVMTYRPGTIKRDLRVDLPRPRDVASQAFNALKKELSLLLMEEQNRHEQDEFRGAAVD, encoded by the coding sequence ATGACGGACATGACCCACACCGCCTCCCACATCTCCATCCAGGGCGTCCACAAGGTCTTCCAGAGCGGCGGCCAGGATGTCTACGCCCTCAAGGCCATCGACCTGGAGATCCCCCGCGGGGAGTTCGTCTGCCTGCTGGGTCCCTCCGGCTGCGGCAAGTCCACCCTGCTGAACGCCGTGGCGGGCTTCAGCCTGCCCAGCTCCGGCGCCATCACCGTGGAAGGCGCGGCCATCTCGGCGCCCGGCCCCGACCGCGGCATGGTGTTCCAGGAATACGCCCTCTTCCCCTGGATGACCGTGGAGCAGAACATCGCCTTCGGCCTCCAGATCAAGGGCGAGACCAAGGCGGCCATCCAGGCCAAGGTGGGCAGCCTGCTGGAGCTCCTGCACCTCCAGGATTTCCGGAAGCGCTACCCCAAGGACCTCAGCGGCGGCATGCGCCAGCGCGTGGCCATCGCCCGGGTGCTGGCCCTGGATTCGCCCATCATGCTCATGGACGAGCCCTTCGGCGCCCTGGACGCCCTCACCCGCCGCAACCTGCAGGACGAGCTGCTGCGCCTGTGGACCGAACTGAGGAAGACCATCCTCTTCGTCACCCACAGCATCGAGGAGGCCCTCTACCTGGCGGACCGCACCGTGGTGATGACCTACCGCCCCGGCACCATCAAGCGGGACCTGCGCGTGGACCTGCCCCGCCCCCGCGACGTGGCCAGTCAGGCCTTCAACGCCCTGAAGAAGGAGCTGAGCCTGCTCCTCATGGAAGAGCAGAACCGGCACGAGCAGGACGAGTTCCGCGGCGCGGCGGTGGACTGA
- a CDS encoding DUF4342 domain-containing protein has protein sequence MSADTQNRTRTEEFKLDGGKVLDKIKELIHEGNIRRIILKNEEGKTLIEIPLTLGLVGAALLPVFAAVGALAAVATRMVIAVEKVDPD, from the coding sequence ATGTCCGCCGATACGCAGAACCGCACGCGCACCGAGGAATTCAAGCTCGATGGCGGCAAGGTCCTCGACAAGATCAAGGAGCTGATCCACGAGGGGAACATCCGCCGGATCATCCTGAAGAACGAGGAGGGGAAGACCCTCATCGAGATCCCCCTCACGCTGGGCCTGGTGGGTGCCGCCCTGCTGCCGGTGTTCGCCGCCGTGGGCGCCCTGGCCGCGGTGGCCACCCGCATGGTGATCGCAGTGGAAAAGGTGGATCCGGACTGA
- a CDS encoding DUF4388 domain-containing protein, whose translation MSNLRGLLESISITDVVQMLHLNKKTGQLLLQNGRFQGVIYVSGGAVVHAETGRTTGESAAFELLAWERGEFEFQAVPVKPVGSIRRSVPDLLMESARTLDTRRRLGAYFPSLDAVPWTFLPEPALTAGLKLSADALKAIPHFDGYQDFHQVMTTTQLNETAVLEAAFALLQAERLQVFEPAVPLAVETLKTGLFKKGDHVELGVIHESRWRGLQPYSHGLITQVRIQWRGGVAHEDVRFVQGLADGVLAAPEPFLQSWGVGPSDIVVVRPAP comes from the coding sequence ATGAGCAACCTGCGGGGACTCCTCGAGAGCATCAGCATCACGGACGTGGTCCAGATGCTCCACCTGAACAAGAAGACCGGCCAGCTGCTCCTGCAGAACGGCCGCTTCCAGGGCGTCATCTACGTGAGCGGCGGGGCGGTGGTCCACGCGGAGACGGGCCGGACCACCGGCGAATCCGCTGCCTTCGAGCTCCTGGCCTGGGAGCGGGGCGAGTTCGAGTTCCAGGCGGTCCCGGTCAAGCCCGTGGGGAGCATCCGGAGGAGCGTGCCCGATCTGCTCATGGAATCGGCCCGCACCCTGGACACCCGCCGGCGCCTGGGGGCCTACTTCCCCTCCCTGGACGCGGTGCCCTGGACCTTCCTGCCCGAGCCCGCTCTCACGGCGGGCCTGAAGCTGTCCGCCGACGCCCTGAAGGCCATCCCGCACTTCGATGGCTACCAGGACTTCCATCAGGTGATGACCACCACCCAGCTGAACGAGACGGCGGTGCTTGAAGCCGCCTTCGCCCTCCTGCAGGCGGAGCGTCTCCAGGTCTTCGAACCTGCCGTCCCCCTGGCGGTGGAGACCCTGAAGACCGGCCTCTTCAAGAAGGGCGACCACGTGGAGCTGGGTGTCATCCACGAGTCCCGCTGGCGGGGCCTCCAGCCCTACAGCCACGGCCTCATCACCCAGGTGAGGATCCAGTGGCGCGGCGGCGTGGCCCACGAGGATGTGCGCTTCGTCCAGGGGCTCGCGGATGGCGTGCTCGCCGCGCCCGAGCCCTTCCTCCAGAGCTGGGGCGTCGGCCCCTCCGACATCGTGGTGGTCCGACCCGCCCCCTGA
- a CDS encoding pyridoxamine 5'-phosphate oxidase family protein — translation MSAPHHPIRRRDRALEEKETLRLLEEAEWGVLATVDADGWPYAVPVNHAVVDGALIIHCATVGHKLANLAFNPKVSYCAVTVAEALPAELATRYASVVVFGVAQLLTDEAEKRAALRALGLRFAAEHPEVVDRELDKDLFRTAVLRVRIERATGKARR, via the coding sequence ATGAGCGCCCCCCACCATCCCATCCGCCGGCGCGACCGGGCGCTCGAGGAGAAGGAGACGTTGCGCCTGCTGGAGGAGGCCGAGTGGGGCGTGCTGGCCACGGTGGATGCCGATGGCTGGCCCTACGCGGTGCCCGTGAACCACGCCGTGGTGGACGGGGCCCTGATCATCCACTGCGCCACGGTGGGCCACAAGCTCGCCAACCTGGCCTTCAACCCGAAGGTCTCGTACTGCGCCGTCACCGTGGCCGAGGCCCTGCCCGCCGAGCTGGCCACCCGCTACGCGAGCGTGGTCGTCTTCGGCGTCGCGCAGCTGCTCACGGACGAGGCGGAGAAGCGCGCGGCGCTTCGGGCCCTGGGGTTGCGCTTCGCCGCGGAGCACCCCGAGGTGGTGGACCGCGAGCTCGACAAGGACCTCTTCCGCACGGCGGTGCTGCGCGTCCGCATCGAGCGGGCCACGGGAAAGGCGCGCCGGTGA
- a CDS encoding methyltransferase domain-containing protein — translation MTDHPDYWNRLYEEQGRPGWDMDGATPLVRDMLDLALPLGLRPGSDLVVPGCGYGHDAVELDARGFAVTGLDFAPLAIQGAMKRYGDRVAWSQADWFSTQLGPWDAIFDHTCFVAMDPARRPAYVDACAHHLRPGGLWMAVVFHDVNGRPGPPHAVSMSEMRLLAEARFEILHLAHATNSHPRRLGREFLLVARRRQD, via the coding sequence ATGACCGACCACCCCGACTACTGGAACCGCCTCTACGAAGAGCAGGGCCGCCCTGGCTGGGACATGGACGGCGCCACGCCACTGGTGCGCGACATGCTGGATCTGGCCCTTCCCCTGGGCCTGCGCCCGGGCAGCGACCTGGTGGTGCCGGGCTGCGGCTATGGCCACGATGCCGTGGAACTGGACGCGCGGGGTTTCGCGGTCACGGGTCTGGACTTCGCGCCCCTGGCCATCCAGGGCGCCATGAAGCGCTATGGAGACCGAGTCGCGTGGTCGCAGGCGGACTGGTTCAGCACCCAGCTCGGGCCCTGGGACGCGATCTTCGACCACACCTGCTTCGTGGCCATGGATCCCGCCCGGCGGCCAGCCTATGTGGATGCCTGCGCGCACCACCTCCGGCCTGGCGGCCTCTGGATGGCCGTGGTCTTCCATGACGTGAACGGACGGCCGGGACCTCCACATGCCGTTTCCATGTCGGAGATGCGCCTTCTTGCGGAAGCCCGCTTCGAGATCCTGCATCTTGCGCACGCAACAAACAGCCATCCGCGCCGCCTGGGGCGGGAGTTCCTGCTGGTGGCGAGGCGCCGGCAGGATTGA
- a CDS encoding NADPH-dependent 2,4-dienoyl-CoA reductase, translating to MPYPRLLAPLDLGFTTLRNRVLMGSMHTNLEEAKGGFVKLAAFYAERAKGGVGLIVTGGIAPNLRGRLAPFGSQLSWPWQVGKHRLVTEAVHAAGGKIALQILHGGRYSYHPLSVAPSAVKSPITPFKPRALSQCGIRATIRDYARCAALAKKAGYDGVEIMGSEGYLINEFIAARTNRRTDAWGGSFENRMRFPVEVVKAVRAAVGSDFIVIFRLSMLDLVPEGSTWEEVVQLAKAVEAAGATILNTGIGWHEARVPTIGAMVPRGAYAWVTQKLKGEVGIPLITTNRINTPEVAEELLAGGCADMVSMARPLLADADFVVKAAEDRALDINTCIACNQACLDHVFQNKRATCLVNPRACYETELVFEPAIAPRRIAVVGGGAAGMSFACHAAERGHVVTLFEAQAELGGQLNLAKHVPGKEEFYEMLRYFGRRLATAGVTVRLGERATVEALTGFEEVILASGVLPRTPSIPGVDHPKVISYPDLLSGRKTAGQTVAVIGAGGIGFDVAEFLVQPDPTPDRGRYLNEWGVDGAHAHRGGLLATPQPPPPARQVFLLQRKTNRMGAGLGKTTGWIHRAGLKAMKVKMQGGIHYERIDDAGLWIRDGKDAGSKCLAVDSIILCTGQESERSLAEPLTALGVSVHLIGGADLAAELDAQRAIRQGAELAAKI from the coding sequence ATGCCGTACCCCCGCCTGCTGGCCCCCCTCGACCTGGGATTCACCACCCTGCGCAACCGCGTGCTGATGGGCTCCATGCACACGAACCTGGAGGAGGCCAAGGGCGGCTTCGTCAAGCTGGCGGCCTTCTACGCGGAGCGCGCCAAGGGCGGCGTGGGCCTCATCGTCACGGGGGGCATCGCGCCGAACCTGCGGGGCCGCCTCGCGCCCTTCGGCTCCCAGCTCTCCTGGCCGTGGCAAGTGGGCAAGCACCGGCTGGTGACGGAGGCCGTGCATGCCGCAGGCGGAAAGATCGCCCTCCAGATCCTGCACGGGGGCCGCTACAGCTACCACCCCCTCAGCGTGGCCCCCTCCGCCGTGAAGAGTCCCATCACCCCCTTCAAGCCGCGGGCCCTCTCCCAGTGCGGCATCCGGGCCACCATCCGCGACTACGCCCGGTGCGCGGCTTTGGCGAAGAAGGCCGGCTACGACGGCGTGGAGATCATGGGCAGCGAGGGCTACCTCATCAACGAGTTCATCGCCGCCCGCACCAACCGCCGCACGGACGCCTGGGGCGGGTCCTTCGAGAACCGCATGCGCTTCCCCGTGGAGGTGGTGAAGGCGGTGCGTGCCGCGGTCGGCAGCGATTTCATCGTCATCTTCCGTCTCTCCATGCTCGACCTGGTGCCCGAGGGCAGCACCTGGGAGGAGGTGGTCCAGCTGGCCAAGGCCGTGGAGGCCGCCGGCGCGACGATCCTGAACACCGGCATCGGCTGGCACGAGGCCCGCGTGCCCACCATCGGCGCCATGGTGCCGCGGGGCGCCTACGCCTGGGTGACGCAGAAGCTCAAGGGCGAGGTGGGCATCCCCCTCATCACCACCAACCGCATCAACACGCCCGAGGTGGCCGAGGAGCTCCTCGCCGGGGGCTGCGCCGACATGGTGAGCATGGCCCGGCCCCTGCTGGCGGACGCCGATTTCGTGGTCAAGGCCGCCGAGGATCGCGCCCTGGACATCAACACCTGCATCGCCTGCAACCAGGCCTGCCTGGATCACGTCTTCCAGAACAAGCGCGCCACCTGCCTGGTGAACCCCCGCGCTTGCTATGAGACCGAGCTGGTCTTCGAGCCGGCCATCGCCCCCAGGCGCATCGCCGTGGTGGGCGGCGGTGCGGCGGGCATGAGCTTCGCGTGCCACGCGGCGGAGCGCGGCCACGTGGTCACCCTCTTCGAGGCCCAGGCGGAGCTGGGCGGCCAGCTCAACCTGGCCAAGCACGTGCCGGGCAAGGAGGAGTTCTACGAGATGCTGCGCTACTTCGGGCGCCGCCTGGCCACCGCGGGCGTCACCGTGCGCCTGGGCGAGCGGGCCACCGTGGAGGCGCTGACCGGCTTCGAGGAGGTCATCCTCGCCTCGGGGGTGCTGCCCCGCACGCCCTCCATCCCGGGGGTGGACCATCCCAAGGTCATCAGCTACCCGGACCTCCTGTCGGGCCGGAAGACGGCCGGGCAGACCGTCGCCGTCATCGGCGCCGGAGGCATCGGCTTTGACGTGGCGGAGTTCCTGGTGCAGCCGGATCCGACGCCGGATCGCGGGCGCTACCTCAACGAGTGGGGAGTGGACGGCGCCCACGCCCACCGGGGCGGCCTGCTGGCCACGCCCCAGCCGCCCCCGCCTGCGCGCCAGGTCTTCCTCCTCCAGCGCAAGACCAACCGCATGGGCGCCGGCCTGGGCAAGACCACGGGCTGGATCCACCGCGCCGGCCTCAAGGCCATGAAGGTGAAGATGCAGGGCGGCATCCACTACGAGCGCATCGACGATGCAGGGCTCTGGATCCGCGATGGCAAGGATGCCGGCTCCAAGTGCCTGGCCGTGGACAGCATCATCCTCTGCACCGGGCAGGAGTCCGAGCGCAGCCTCGCGGAACCCCTGACCGCCCTCGGCGTGTCCGTCCACCTCATCGGCGGCGCCGACCTCGCCGCCGAGCTCGACGCCCAGCGCGCCATCCGCCAGGGCGCCGAGCTGGCGGCGAAGATCTGA
- a CDS encoding AMP-dependent synthetase/ligase: protein MVQTIADLFYQACSFQSPDALAYRKGGVYVPISHQELQARVERLALALEARGLKAGEPVALICENRPEWAVVDYACAISGLPTVPLYPTLNAPQSAFILRHSEARIVFCSTADQARKALTAKGPDSALTWVVQMDGIPADPSVIPFSSLMAEGEALEARRPEVRAWARQRKAEELLTIIYTSGTTGDPKGAMLTHGNLVSNVERTLQLLQLKKGDRCLSFLPLSHILERMAGHYSTMRIGASIYYAESIATVGDDLQATKPTIIISVPRIYEKIYARVREGVASSSIVKRFIFHWAMWAGDMSVPYLYEKQKIPLWLQFQLWWSRHLVFHKILAKTGGNIRFAISGGAPLAPKVMAFFWAIGLPITEGYGLTETSPVVSFNRFGEVVPGKVGRPIYDSWEGKPYVKIAEDGEILVQGPNVMKGYWKNPEGTAEAFDKDGYFRTGDIGELSARGLLKITDRKKEIIVTSGGKKVAPQPIEELLKTDKFITQAVLLGDRRNFISALLIPNFDSLHRWAHQKKVPFSNNRDLVARPEVHQLMMERVEQINQQLSNFERIKKVAILDHELSLETGQLTPSLKVKRRVVNEMYATLIESLYKGA, encoded by the coding sequence ATGGTCCAGACCATCGCCGACCTGTTCTACCAGGCCTGTTCCTTCCAGTCCCCGGATGCGCTGGCCTATCGGAAGGGGGGCGTCTATGTGCCCATCTCCCACCAGGAGCTGCAGGCCAGGGTGGAGCGCCTGGCCCTGGCCCTGGAGGCCCGGGGCCTGAAGGCGGGCGAGCCCGTGGCGCTCATCTGCGAGAACCGGCCCGAGTGGGCCGTGGTGGACTACGCCTGCGCCATCTCCGGCCTGCCCACCGTCCCGCTCTATCCCACCCTGAACGCGCCCCAGAGCGCCTTCATCCTCCGGCACTCGGAGGCCCGCATCGTCTTCTGCTCCACCGCCGACCAGGCCCGGAAGGCGCTCACCGCCAAGGGACCGGACTCGGCGCTGACCTGGGTGGTGCAGATGGACGGCATTCCCGCCGATCCCTCCGTGATCCCCTTCTCCAGCCTCATGGCCGAGGGCGAGGCCCTGGAGGCCCGGCGCCCCGAGGTGCGGGCCTGGGCCCGCCAGCGGAAGGCGGAGGAGCTGCTGACCATCATCTACACCTCCGGCACCACCGGCGATCCCAAGGGCGCCATGCTCACCCACGGGAACCTGGTGTCCAACGTGGAGCGCACCCTCCAGCTGCTGCAGCTCAAGAAGGGCGACCGCTGCCTGTCCTTCCTGCCCCTCTCCCACATCCTGGAGCGCATGGCGGGCCACTACTCGACCATGCGCATCGGCGCGAGCATCTACTACGCGGAGAGCATCGCCACCGTGGGCGATGACCTCCAGGCCACCAAGCCCACCATCATCATCAGCGTGCCCCGCATCTACGAGAAGATCTACGCCCGGGTCCGCGAGGGCGTGGCCTCCAGCAGCATCGTGAAGCGGTTCATCTTCCACTGGGCCATGTGGGCCGGGGACATGTCCGTGCCCTACCTGTACGAGAAGCAGAAGATCCCCCTCTGGCTCCAGTTCCAGCTCTGGTGGAGCCGCCACCTGGTCTTCCACAAGATCCTGGCCAAGACCGGCGGGAACATCCGCTTCGCCATCAGCGGCGGCGCGCCCCTGGCGCCCAAGGTCATGGCCTTCTTCTGGGCCATCGGCCTGCCCATCACCGAAGGCTACGGCCTCACGGAAACCAGCCCCGTGGTCTCCTTCAACCGCTTCGGCGAGGTGGTGCCGGGCAAGGTGGGGCGGCCCATCTACGACAGCTGGGAGGGCAAGCCCTACGTGAAGATCGCCGAGGACGGCGAGATCCTCGTCCAGGGCCCCAACGTGATGAAGGGCTACTGGAAGAACCCCGAGGGCACGGCGGAGGCCTTCGACAAGGACGGCTACTTCCGCACCGGCGACATCGGCGAGCTCAGCGCCCGGGGCCTCCTCAAGATCACCGACCGCAAGAAGGAGATCATCGTCACCAGTGGCGGCAAGAAGGTGGCGCCCCAACCCATCGAGGAACTGCTCAAGACCGACAAGTTCATCACCCAGGCCGTCCTGCTGGGCGACCGGCGCAACTTCATCTCGGCCCTGCTCATCCCCAACTTCGACAGCCTCCACCGCTGGGCCCACCAGAAGAAGGTCCCCTTCTCCAACAACCGCGACCTGGTGGCCCGTCCCGAGGTGCACCAGCTGATGATGGAGCGGGTGGAGCAGATCAACCAGCAGCTCTCCAACTTCGAGCGGATCAAGAAGGTGGCCATCCTCGATCACGAGCTGAGCCTGGAGACCGGCCAGCTCACCCCCAGCCTCAAGGTGAAGCGCCGGGTGGTGAACGAGATGTACGCCACCCTCATCGAATCGCTCTACAAGGGGGCCTGA
- a CDS encoding lysophospholipid acyltransferase family protein, with the protein MIYWIAHTLSRVVGHLVFRHQTLHREFLPEAGGALIVANHVSFLDPAAVGAAFRKPIYYLARKTLFKGLLGWLLPRIQVLPVDLGKGDLASMKRILGLLKEGNRVLIFPEGTRSPDGTLQEAEAGIGFIIAKGEVPVVPVRIFGAFECWGREARWPRPGRITIVAGPPVDLSALPAELTGRARYQACADLVMKALSDIHLEA; encoded by the coding sequence ATGATCTATTGGATCGCCCACACCCTGTCGCGCGTCGTCGGCCACCTTGTATTCCGACACCAAACCCTGCACCGGGAGTTCCTCCCCGAAGCCGGGGGAGCCCTGATCGTGGCCAACCATGTGAGCTTCCTGGATCCGGCGGCCGTGGGGGCCGCCTTCCGGAAGCCCATCTACTACCTGGCCCGGAAGACCCTGTTCAAGGGGCTCCTGGGCTGGCTGCTCCCGCGGATCCAGGTGCTGCCCGTGGACCTGGGCAAGGGCGATCTCGCCAGCATGAAGCGCATCCTGGGCCTGCTCAAGGAGGGGAACCGGGTGCTCATCTTCCCGGAAGGCACCCGCTCGCCCGATGGCACCCTCCAGGAAGCCGAGGCCGGCATCGGCTTCATCATCGCCAAGGGCGAGGTGCCCGTGGTCCCAGTGCGGATCTTCGGGGCCTTCGAGTGCTGGGGCCGCGAGGCCCGATGGCCGAGGCCGGGGCGGATCACCATCGTCGCCGGGCCGCCGGTGGATCTCTCCGCGCTCCCCGCCGAGCTCACCGGCCGCGCCCGCTATCAGGCCTGTGCCGACCTGGTGATGAAGGCGCTGTCGGACATCCACCTCGAGGCGTGA
- a CDS encoding ABC transporter substrate-binding protein gives MRMKPLAFLLALSSLSLLAQDVVRLGNLKFAHYGAVSYMKELAPKYNLRVDERMFAKGIDINPAIVAGEIDASAAALDAAIAGRAAGVPIYVVAGFARGGARIVVNASSGIRSLKDLKGRKVGVARGGAQELLLLAELAKAGLTWSDRPGKDVLVLYLPFADLNQALMAKNIDAMCQSEPYSSQAINRKFGVELLKPYDTPLGEPIRALVITEKLYKERRDVAQRFLLCFVEATKKFIDEPKTAEKYVRETMFKNQISAEDYLDAIGNSPFSYDITVSHVQVTTDLMAKYGVGKMANPPKAGDWVKLDLLAEAKKRLKVK, from the coding sequence ATGCGAATGAAGCCTTTGGCCTTCCTGCTCGCCCTGTCCTCCCTGAGTCTGCTGGCCCAGGATGTGGTCCGTCTCGGCAACCTGAAGTTCGCGCATTACGGGGCCGTGTCCTACATGAAGGAGCTGGCACCGAAGTACAACCTGCGGGTCGATGAGCGGATGTTCGCCAAGGGCATCGACATCAACCCGGCCATCGTGGCCGGCGAGATCGACGCCAGCGCCGCGGCCCTGGATGCCGCCATCGCCGGCCGGGCGGCGGGCGTGCCCATCTACGTGGTGGCCGGCTTCGCCCGGGGCGGCGCGCGCATCGTGGTGAACGCGAGCTCCGGCATCCGGTCGCTGAAGGACCTCAAGGGCCGGAAGGTGGGCGTGGCGCGCGGCGGAGCCCAGGAGCTGCTGCTGCTGGCGGAGCTGGCCAAGGCCGGCCTCACCTGGTCCGACAGGCCCGGCAAGGATGTGCTGGTGCTCTACCTCCCCTTCGCGGACCTGAACCAGGCCCTCATGGCCAAGAACATCGACGCCATGTGCCAGAGCGAGCCCTACAGCTCCCAGGCCATCAACCGGAAGTTCGGCGTGGAGCTGCTCAAGCCGTACGACACGCCCCTCGGCGAGCCCATCCGCGCCCTGGTCATCACGGAGAAGCTCTACAAGGAGCGCCGCGATGTGGCCCAGCGCTTCCTGCTCTGCTTCGTGGAGGCCACCAAGAAGTTCATCGACGAGCCCAAGACCGCTGAGAAGTATGTCCGCGAGACGATGTTCAAGAACCAGATCAGCGCCGAGGACTACCTGGACGCCATCGGGAACTCCCCCTTCAGCTATGACATCACCGTGTCGCACGTGCAGGTCACCACGGACCTGATGGCCAAGTACGGCGTGGGCAAGATGGCCAATCCGCCCAAGGCCGGCGACTGGGTGAAGCTCGACCTCCTGGCGGAGGCCAAGAAGCGGCTGAAGGTGAAGTAG
- a CDS encoding ABC transporter permease → MKRYKHAASGILVPLAALAFWHLLSAKGWVNATILPSPMQVLTKWWAYLRPLEAFDPSQGSYLKWCFTGELIQDAMGSLYRVLLGFAIGTGLALPLGLAMGYSKVAYGLFNPLIQVLRPIPPIAYIPLSILWFGLGNPPAVFLISIGAFFPVLMNTVTGVQTVDSIYLRVGRNLGASRFTQFTRIILPAATPYIFTGARIGMGTAFIVVIVSEMIAVNNGLGYRILEAREYLWSDKIIAGMFTIGLLGLGIDTVMSRLSSRLLRWHRGLEQG, encoded by the coding sequence GTGAAGCGATACAAGCACGCCGCCTCCGGCATCCTCGTCCCCCTGGCGGCCCTGGCCTTCTGGCACCTGCTGTCCGCCAAGGGCTGGGTGAACGCCACCATCCTGCCTTCCCCCATGCAGGTGCTCACCAAGTGGTGGGCCTACCTGCGGCCCCTGGAGGCCTTCGATCCCAGCCAGGGGTCGTACCTCAAGTGGTGCTTCACCGGCGAGCTGATCCAGGACGCCATGGGCAGCCTCTACCGCGTGCTGCTGGGCTTCGCCATCGGCACGGGCCTGGCCCTGCCCCTGGGCCTGGCCATGGGCTACAGCAAGGTGGCCTACGGCCTCTTCAACCCCCTCATCCAGGTGCTGCGGCCCATCCCGCCCATCGCGTACATCCCGCTCTCCATCCTCTGGTTCGGCCTGGGCAACCCGCCGGCCGTGTTCCTCATCAGCATCGGGGCCTTCTTCCCCGTGCTGATGAACACCGTCACCGGCGTGCAGACGGTGGACAGCATCTACCTGCGGGTGGGCCGGAACCTGGGCGCCTCGCGGTTCACGCAGTTCACCCGCATCATCCTGCCCGCGGCCACGCCCTACATCTTCACCGGGGCCCGCATCGGCATGGGCACGGCCTTCATCGTGGTGATCGTCTCCGAGATGATCGCCGTGAACAACGGCCTGGGCTACCGCATTCTCGAAGCCCGGGAGTACCTCTGGTCCGACAAGATCATCGCCGGCATGTTCACCATCGGCCTCCTGGGCCTGGGCATCGACACGGTCATGAGCCGCCTCAGCTCCCGCCTGCTGCGGTGGCATCGCGGCCTGGAGCAGGGATGA
- a CDS encoding winged helix-turn-helix domain-containing protein, giving the protein MPGSLPLLPASAARRLFLGAQGLLDDPARRATAASVQGLLERLGFVQMDTINVVARAHDLTLLSRLDGYKPEHLRKLLEDRRSLFEGFTHDASAIPTAFFPHWKPRFARDRERIRAHAWWQHHFRGTDGARVVQDVKTRIEREGPLKSSDFEHPEKRGPWWGWKPQKAALDFLWRSGELMVPRREGFQKLYDLTERVLPEHHARPCPDPQEHQEWACASAAERLWVFTPKELAEFWAGIEAAEARAWCAAAAKAGRLVPVEVEGADGEVRPAFALADWEARLAKLPDPPDRTRLLCPFDPILRDRARALRRFGFDYRFEAFVPGPKRQYGYFVLPILEGDRLVGRLDPKLHRDRGLLEIKGLWWEPGVKATKARKRGLDEALERLAGFVGADEIQLP; this is encoded by the coding sequence ATGCCCGGCTCCCTCCCTCTCCTTCCCGCCTCCGCCGCCCGGCGCCTCTTCCTGGGGGCCCAGGGCCTGCTGGATGACCCTGCGCGCCGGGCCACCGCGGCGTCGGTCCAGGGCCTCCTCGAGCGCCTGGGCTTCGTCCAGATGGACACCATCAACGTGGTGGCCCGGGCCCACGACCTCACCCTCCTCAGCCGCCTGGACGGCTACAAGCCGGAGCACCTGAGGAAGCTGCTGGAGGACAGGCGGAGCCTGTTTGAAGGCTTCACCCACGACGCCTCCGCCATCCCCACGGCCTTCTTCCCCCACTGGAAACCCCGCTTCGCGCGGGACCGGGAGCGCATCCGCGCCCACGCCTGGTGGCAACACCACTTCCGCGGCACGGACGGGGCCCGGGTGGTGCAGGACGTGAAGACCCGCATCGAGCGCGAGGGACCGCTGAAGTCCTCGGACTTCGAGCACCCCGAGAAGCGCGGCCCCTGGTGGGGCTGGAAGCCGCAGAAGGCCGCCCTGGACTTCCTCTGGCGCAGCGGCGAGCTGATGGTCCCCCGGCGCGAGGGCTTCCAGAAGCTCTACGACCTCACCGAGCGCGTGCTGCCGGAGCACCACGCGCGGCCCTGCCCCGATCCCCAGGAACACCAGGAGTGGGCCTGCGCCAGCGCCGCCGAGCGGCTCTGGGTGTTCACTCCGAAGGAACTGGCGGAGTTCTGGGCGGGCATCGAGGCCGCCGAAGCCAGGGCCTGGTGCGCCGCCGCGGCGAAGGCAGGGCGCCTCGTCCCCGTGGAGGTGGAGGGGGCCGATGGCGAGGTCCGCCCCGCCTTCGCCCTGGCGGACTGGGAGGCGCGCCTGGCGAAGCTGCCCGATCCGCCGGACCGCACGCGCCTGCTCTGCCCCTTCGATCCCATCCTCCGCGACCGCGCCCGCGCCCTGCGCCGCTTCGGCTTCGACTACCGCTTCGAGGCCTTCGTGCCTGGGCCGAAGCGCCAGTACGGCTACTTCGTGCTGCCCATCCTCGAGGGCGACCGCCTGGTGGGCCGCCTCGATCCCAAGCTGCACCGCGACCGCGGCCTGCTGGAGATCAAGGGCCTCTGGTGGGAGCCCGGCGTCAAGGCCACGAAGGCCCGGAAGCGCGGTCTGGACGAGGCCCTGGAGCGGCTGGCAGGGTTCGTGGGCGCAGACGAGATCCAGCTGCCATGA